A portion of the Avibacterium sp. 20-132 genome contains these proteins:
- the cas6f gene encoding type I-F CRISPR-associated endoribonuclease Cas6/Csy4: protein MIYQELTLLPSAEIPLHALWEALYKQLHIGLADVQNREGMNRIGVSFPRYELGQHSLGNQIRLIAPDEATLATLNLEKWLARLTDYIHIKKPAAVPNHAVPVTVKRYRFRPIDQQAKAHAKRRQISYEEALTHCKTHRRAELHPPFIRMTSETNAQPYPLVILQKPADAAVHGSYNSYGLSHQGSTVPHW from the coding sequence ATGATTTACCAAGAGCTTACCCTGCTTCCCTCAGCAGAAATACCGCTGCACGCCCTTTGGGAAGCCCTCTACAAACAACTGCACATTGGTTTGGCTGATGTGCAGAACCGTGAAGGCATGAACCGCATCGGGGTGAGTTTTCCCCGCTATGAACTGGGGCAACATAGCCTCGGCAATCAAATCCGCCTCATCGCTCCAGATGAGGCGACCCTTGCAACGCTGAATTTAGAAAAATGGCTGGCAAGATTGACGGACTATATCCACATCAAAAAGCCAGCTGCCGTGCCTAACCACGCAGTGCCAGTTACGGTTAAACGCTACCGTTTCCGCCCAATTGACCAGCAGGCCAAAGCCCACGCAAAACGCCGCCAAATCAGCTATGAAGAGGCACTGACACATTGCAAAACCCACCGCAGAGCAGAGCTTCACCCGCCCTTTATCAGAATGACGAGTGAGACCAACGCCCAACCCTATCCGCTTGTAATTCTGCAAAAACCAGCTGATGCCGCCGTTCATGGCAGCTACAACAGCTATGGGCTTAGCCATCAAGGCAGCACCGTACCGCATTGGTGA
- the csy3 gene encoding type I-F CRISPR-associated protein Csy3, producing the protein MAKIDSKVTVLAFERKIDISDAYLWQTNSQKENAVKEPVIVREKSVRGTISNRLKNAIASNPAKLDAEIEKANLQRVDAAFLNEDCDTLIASFTCKILPFTGKPSVCNNQDFQAALEETVAQYKQEQGFAELAKRYAINLINARWLWRNRIGAESITVTIKNGEDTLTFNQARDISLNDFDFASPDLTKLAAWIEAGFNGEAFTLLQVEAQANIGNGQEVFPSQELVLDTGKNKSKILYTVGREQNQAGIHSQKIGNAIRTIDNWYPNAAFPIAAEPYGAVTTLGTAYRQPKDKQDFYSLFDPWIKEGKAPKKDEQHYVIAILIRGGVFGESGKE; encoded by the coding sequence ATGGCAAAAATTGACAGCAAAGTTACCGTACTCGCCTTTGAACGCAAAATTGATATTTCTGACGCCTATCTCTGGCAAACGAACAGCCAAAAAGAAAATGCGGTCAAAGAACCCGTTATCGTGCGGGAAAAATCCGTACGCGGCACCATCAGCAACCGCTTAAAAAATGCGATTGCCAGCAACCCTGCGAAACTTGATGCAGAAATTGAAAAAGCCAACCTGCAGCGTGTAGATGCCGCCTTCTTAAATGAAGACTGCGATACCCTCATTGCCAGCTTTACCTGCAAAATCTTACCCTTTACGGGCAAACCCAGTGTCTGCAACAACCAAGACTTTCAGGCAGCATTAGAAGAAACCGTTGCCCAGTACAAACAAGAACAAGGTTTTGCCGAACTTGCCAAACGCTATGCCATCAACCTGATTAACGCCCGTTGGCTGTGGCGTAACCGTATCGGTGCCGAAAGCATCACCGTAACCATCAAAAACGGTGAGGACACCTTAACCTTTAACCAAGCCCGTGATATTTCGCTCAATGATTTTGACTTTGCAAGCCCAGATTTGACAAAGCTTGCCGCTTGGATAGAAGCAGGATTTAACGGCGAAGCCTTTACCCTCTTGCAGGTTGAAGCCCAAGCCAACATCGGCAACGGACAAGAAGTCTTCCCAAGCCAAGAACTGGTGCTAGACACGGGCAAAAACAAAAGCAAAATCCTCTACACCGTCGGACGTGAACAAAATCAAGCAGGTATCCATTCGCAAAAAATTGGCAACGCCATCCGCACCATAGATAACTGGTATCCCAACGCAGCATTCCCCATTGCCGCCGAACCCTATGGTGCGGTTACCACACTGGGTACCGCCTACCGCCAGCCAAAAGACAAACAAGATTTTTACAGCCTGTTTGACCCTTGGATAAAAGAAGGCAAAGCCCCCAAAAAAGATGAGCAACACTACGTTATCGCGATTCTTATCCGTGGTGGCGTCTTTGGTGAAAGCGGTAAGGAGTAA
- the csy2 gene encoding type I-F CRISPR-associated protein Csy2, with protein sequence MSHIYPNYPQAGYLIIKNLRIENANTLSSPLTYGFPAISGFVGAVHALSRTLAQSQDFSHLRLDGTLIACRDIHIQRYRDSRYSNYSFNQTRNPILKDGSSAAIIESGRCHLTVSLAIGIYGNFEQQQMDGLKRFIAEKIQQQRIAGGSVVGIDAKAPVSYSETINECKKDFLPAFILMNAHEELTTICEEKQLSPLDALIETAVIHQIPDDDGTWHSESIKTGRGWLVPIPVGYQGISPVIAAGKLNNSRNPEYPAQYVETIYSLGKWVFPNRIADLQHAFWYQTYDAEHNLYLVQQP encoded by the coding sequence ATGAGCCACATTTACCCCAATTATCCGCAGGCAGGCTACCTGATTATTAAAAATTTGCGTATTGAGAATGCCAATACCCTGTCAAGTCCGCTCACCTATGGATTCCCTGCCATCAGCGGCTTTGTCGGTGCCGTACATGCCTTAAGCCGCACCCTTGCCCAAAGCCAAGATTTTTCCCATCTGCGGTTAGATGGCACGCTGATTGCCTGCCGTGATATCCATATCCAGCGTTACCGCGACAGCCGTTACAGCAACTACAGTTTTAACCAAACACGCAATCCGATTTTAAAAGACGGCAGCAGTGCCGCCATTATTGAATCAGGACGCTGCCATCTCACCGTCAGCCTTGCCATTGGCATTTACGGCAACTTTGAACAGCAGCAGATGGACGGCTTAAAACGTTTTATCGCTGAAAAAATTCAGCAGCAACGGATAGCTGGCGGCAGCGTGGTTGGCATTGATGCCAAAGCCCCTGTTAGCTACAGCGAAACCATCAATGAATGCAAAAAAGATTTTCTGCCTGCTTTCATTTTGATGAATGCCCACGAAGAACTGACCACCATTTGCGAAGAAAAACAGCTCTCGCCCCTTGATGCGCTGATTGAAACCGCTGTTATCCACCAAATTCCAGATGATGACGGTACATGGCACAGTGAAAGCATTAAAACAGGACGTGGCTGGCTTGTGCCGATTCCTGTTGGCTATCAAGGCATCAGCCCTGTGATAGCAGCAGGCAAACTCAACAACAGCCGCAACCCCGAATACCCAGCTCAATACGTTGAAACCATTTACAGTCTTGGCAAATGGGTCTTCCCGAACCGTATTGCCGACTTACAACACGCCTTTTGGTATCAAACCTATGATGCCGAACACAATCTTTATCTTGTCCAACAGCCTTAA
- the csy1 gene encoding type I-F CRISPR-associated protein Csy1 codes for MNTITAEQIKEAINAFLTAQYHKKSEKEQKQLAKAEQENDPIAIAEAREALRPIQEKYQADHWFQAAEKMAGQLNFGTHTSKGIHSDAKGDNIIFSGSSVHSYIGTHSIDSTQLDASGNAAALPLAAFFEQPVSGSYLMRDVILAQLPALHGCFGTDAEHSKHYQQVFYRCLTAQPDTPSTHERNKQILWAIHPDENEYCTLVPLHPSKLTHEVYLNINHRRYSDEQKTARENRYKHPDKPQAPYQELQNLAATQLGGTKPQNISLLNSRQGGRQYLLPSIPPIFQKRAFGTVQLTKHDSSLFKSRAYRHKMRYKIKRLAEIIKDRRNNVSLREQRDDLLAEILMETFAIAAAIQQQPAGWSEDSKLNFEQSLWLDPNNPDEDHQQDREEEDWQNVVATQFADWLQSSLKEIFEKDGQIQSSDFGTPEYLYWKTAIEDAIKASQRLGEGVFQ; via the coding sequence ATGAACACCATCACCGCTGAACAGATTAAAGAGGCAATCAACGCCTTTTTAACCGCCCAATACCACAAGAAAAGCGAAAAAGAACAAAAACAGCTTGCCAAAGCTGAGCAAGAAAATGATCCCATCGCCATTGCCGAAGCCCGTGAAGCCCTGCGTCCGATTCAAGAAAAATACCAAGCAGACCATTGGTTTCAGGCTGCTGAAAAAATGGCGGGGCAGTTAAATTTTGGCACCCACACCTCTAAAGGCATTCACAGCGATGCCAAAGGCGACAACATTATCTTTAGCGGCAGCTCAGTACACAGCTATATCGGCACGCACAGCATAGACAGTACACAGCTTGATGCCAGCGGTAATGCCGCCGCACTGCCGTTAGCCGCCTTTTTTGAACAGCCCGTCAGCGGGTCATACCTGATGCGTGATGTGATTCTTGCCCAACTGCCTGCACTTCACGGCTGTTTTGGTACAGATGCTGAACACTCCAAGCACTATCAGCAAGTATTTTACCGCTGCTTAACCGCCCAGCCCGATACGCCAAGTACCCACGAACGCAACAAGCAAATCCTCTGGGCAATCCACCCCGATGAAAACGAATATTGCACACTGGTACCGCTGCACCCTTCCAAATTAACCCATGAGGTCTATCTCAACATCAATCACCGCCGTTATAGTGATGAGCAAAAAACCGCACGCGAAAACCGCTACAAACACCCAGACAAACCGCAAGCCCCTTATCAAGAACTGCAAAATCTTGCCGCAACCCAGCTTGGCGGTACTAAGCCGCAGAACATCAGCCTGCTTAACAGCCGTCAGGGCGGCCGCCAATATCTTCTGCCGTCTATTCCGCCTATTTTTCAAAAACGGGCCTTTGGAACGGTGCAGCTTACCAAGCACGACAGCAGCTTATTTAAAAGCCGTGCTTACCGCCATAAAATGCGTTATAAAATCAAAAGGCTGGCTGAAATTATCAAAGACAGACGCAACAACGTTTCTTTGCGTGAACAACGTGATGATTTACTTGCCGAAATCCTGATGGAAACCTTTGCCATCGCAGCCGCCATACAGCAGCAGCCTGCAGGCTGGAGCGAGGATAGCAAACTTAATTTTGAGCAAAGCCTCTGGCTTGATCCAAACAATCCCGATGAAGACCACCAGCAAGACCGTGAAGAAGAGGACTGGCAAAATGTTGTTGCTACACAATTCGCCGATTGGTTGCAAAGCAGCCTGAAAGAAATCTTTGAAAAAGACGGCCAAATCCAAAGCAGTGATTTTGGTACACCAGAATATCTGTATTGGAAAACTGCGATTGAAGATGCCATTAAAGCCTCACAGCGTCTTGGTGAAGGAGTATTTCAATGA